The following proteins come from a genomic window of Blastococcus sp. HT6-30:
- a CDS encoding metallophosphoesterase: protein MSEPTTTTSPWPARVRTAGRWAARVVLALGGALIAVLLFARVSAPIGPFDATLAFRPASGGAEVAVPPLGSLAVDAYDGPLRLDISLQSVDQARAQALASDPVRLAGVVDRVTENLQSAVVRLVWVTVLWALAGAALTTWAVLRRRREPLIALGVTTAVLTATGAVGAATWRPEALSQPTYTGLLVNANSLIGNAQDIVTRFDAYRASLEDLVANVGTLYATLAALPSPTGTDDSVALLHISDIHLNPAGFDLVRQVVEKFDVDGVLDTGDLTDWGSEPENRLITSVGDLDVPYVYIRGNHDSATTASILAAQPNVTVLDDSNVSVAGIRIIGAPDPRFTPDKSTGDDESGEDVLVESGEELAEYAGTLAEQPAIALVHDPKQAPPLDGVAPLVLAGHTHERTVEKLSEDTLLMVQGSTGGAGLRGLQGEYPEPLTCTVLYLDPVTGTLLAYDEITLGGLGRTEVTVQRTIVTAEDPAVTDGAAVPPAEDGAMVAPSPAPAGDPVAPASPAG, encoded by the coding sequence GTGAGCGAGCCGACCACGACGACGTCCCCGTGGCCGGCCCGCGTCCGGACCGCCGGGCGCTGGGCCGCGCGCGTCGTCCTCGCCCTCGGCGGTGCGCTGATCGCCGTCCTGCTGTTCGCCCGGGTCTCCGCGCCGATCGGCCCCTTCGACGCCACGCTGGCCTTCCGGCCGGCCTCCGGCGGCGCGGAGGTCGCCGTCCCCCCGCTCGGCTCGCTGGCCGTGGACGCCTACGACGGGCCGCTGCGGCTGGACATCTCCCTGCAGAGCGTCGACCAGGCCCGCGCCCAGGCGCTGGCCAGCGACCCGGTCCGGCTGGCCGGCGTCGTCGACCGCGTCACCGAGAACCTGCAGTCGGCCGTCGTCCGGCTGGTGTGGGTCACCGTGCTCTGGGCGCTGGCCGGCGCCGCGCTGACCACGTGGGCGGTGCTGCGACGCCGCCGCGAGCCGCTGATCGCCCTCGGCGTCACCACGGCAGTGCTGACCGCCACCGGGGCCGTGGGCGCCGCCACGTGGCGACCCGAGGCGCTGTCCCAGCCCACGTACACGGGTCTGCTGGTCAACGCCAACAGCCTCATCGGGAACGCGCAGGACATCGTCACCCGGTTCGACGCCTACCGGGCGTCGCTGGAGGACCTGGTGGCCAACGTCGGGACGCTGTACGCGACGCTCGCGGCCCTCCCCAGCCCCACCGGGACCGACGACTCGGTGGCCCTCCTCCACATCTCCGACATCCACCTCAACCCCGCCGGCTTCGACCTGGTGCGGCAGGTCGTCGAGAAGTTCGACGTGGACGGCGTCCTCGACACCGGCGACCTCACCGACTGGGGCAGCGAGCCGGAGAACCGGCTGATCACCTCGGTGGGCGACCTCGACGTCCCCTACGTCTACATCCGCGGCAACCACGACTCGGCCACGACCGCGAGCATCCTGGCGGCGCAGCCGAACGTCACCGTCCTCGACGACTCGAACGTCAGCGTCGCGGGGATCCGCATCATCGGCGCCCCCGACCCCCGCTTCACCCCGGACAAGAGCACCGGCGACGACGAGTCGGGCGAGGACGTGCTGGTCGAGTCCGGAGAGGAACTGGCGGAGTACGCCGGCACACTCGCCGAGCAGCCGGCGATCGCGCTGGTGCACGACCCGAAGCAGGCACCCCCGCTGGACGGCGTCGCCCCCCTGGTGCTCGCCGGCCACACCCACGAGCGCACGGTCGAGAAGCTCTCCGAGGACACGCTGCTCATGGTGCAGGGCTCGACCGGCGGCGCCGGTCTGCGCGGCCTGCAGGGCGAGTACCCCGAGCCGCTCACGTGCACGGTGCTCTACCTCGATCCGGTCACCGGCACCCTGCTGGCCTACGACGAGATCACCCTGGGCGGGCTCGGCAGGACCGAGGTGACCGTGCAGCGCACGATCGTGACGGCCGAGGACCCGGCGGTCACCGACGGCGCTGCGGTGCCGCCGGCCGAGGACGGCGCGATGGTCGCCCCCAGCCCCGCTCCCGCCGGCGACCCGGTGGCACCAGCGTCCCCTGCGGGCTGA
- a CDS encoding GtrA family protein — MTSPSLLRRSQAADGVGELVRTPAQEARTPTPRLTARLHENDTTAQFLRFVLVGAVTTGVYAVLFVALHGRGYLAAHLVATAVSTVLANELHRRLTFRADERVHWFTAQWEAGGVTVIGLLATSSALGWLNAVIDGAHPWLQIATVVVVTGLVGLLRFLALRWIFRPEPARD; from the coding sequence GTGACCTCCCCGTCCCTGCTCCGCCGCAGCCAGGCTGCGGACGGCGTCGGCGAGCTGGTGCGGACCCCGGCGCAGGAGGCGCGGACGCCGACCCCGCGGCTGACCGCACGGCTGCACGAGAACGACACCACCGCACAGTTCCTGCGGTTCGTCCTCGTCGGCGCCGTCACCACAGGGGTCTACGCGGTGCTGTTCGTCGCACTGCACGGGCGGGGTTACCTGGCGGCGCACCTGGTGGCCACTGCCGTCTCCACGGTGCTGGCCAACGAGCTGCACCGGCGGCTGACCTTCCGGGCCGACGAGCGGGTGCACTGGTTCACCGCCCAGTGGGAGGCCGGTGGCGTCACCGTCATCGGCCTGCTGGCCACCAGCTCCGCCCTCGGCTGGCTGAACGCCGTCATCGACGGCGCCCACCCGTGGCTGCAGATCGCCACGGTCGTCGTCGTCACCGGCCTGGTCGGCCTCCTGCGCTTCCTCGCCCTGCGGTGGATCTTCCGGCCCGAACCGGCCAGGGACTGA
- the mqo gene encoding malate dehydrogenase (quinone): MTSERSVPDSANPDVVLVGGGIMSATLAQLLGVVAPEWSVAVFESGKVVAGESSGPWNNAGTGHAALCELNYTPAGPDGRVDPTKAITINEQFQISRQFWSHLVRGGMTGSPKDFISPVPHISFVTGEEGRSYMRARHAALAAQPLFEGMEYSESQAEMADWLPLMMKGRDPEQIVAATRSAAGTDVNFGALTRLMLDDVATRGVDVHVNQRVDALEKESDGRWKVTVRDTVSGERVTVRARFVFVGAGGGALPLLQKAGIPEIRGFGGFPVSGMFLRTRSPELVGTHQAKVYGQAAVGAPPMSVPHLDLRLIDGEYSLLFGPYAGFSPKFLKAGSMFDLPKSVKPNNLGSMLGVARTELALTKYLIGELVQSRSARHRTLQGFVPTAEQADWDMVTAGQRVQVIKQDPESGKGVLQFGTELIVGGDGSIAGLLGASPGASTAVSAMLTLLERCFPQRIDAWRPLLQTAIPSYGHALNDEPALLEQVRSETMKTLELNG; encoded by the coding sequence GTGACTTCCGAGCGCAGCGTTCCCGACAGCGCGAACCCCGACGTCGTACTCGTCGGGGGCGGCATCATGAGCGCCACCCTGGCCCAGCTGCTCGGAGTCGTCGCCCCCGAGTGGAGCGTCGCGGTCTTCGAGTCCGGCAAGGTCGTCGCCGGCGAGAGCTCGGGCCCCTGGAACAACGCGGGCACCGGGCACGCCGCCCTCTGCGAGCTGAACTACACCCCCGCGGGCCCCGACGGCCGGGTCGACCCGACCAAGGCCATCACGATCAACGAGCAGTTCCAGATCTCCCGGCAGTTCTGGTCGCACCTCGTGCGCGGCGGGATGACCGGCTCGCCCAAGGACTTCATCTCCCCGGTTCCGCACATCAGCTTCGTCACCGGTGAAGAGGGCCGCAGCTACATGCGCGCCCGCCACGCCGCCCTCGCCGCCCAGCCGCTCTTCGAGGGCATGGAGTACAGCGAGTCGCAGGCCGAGATGGCCGACTGGCTCCCGCTGATGATGAAGGGCCGCGACCCCGAGCAGATCGTCGCCGCCACCCGCTCGGCCGCAGGCACCGACGTCAACTTCGGGGCCCTCACCCGCCTGATGCTCGACGACGTCGCCACCCGCGGGGTGGACGTGCACGTCAACCAGCGGGTGGACGCGCTGGAGAAGGAGAGCGACGGCCGGTGGAAGGTCACCGTGCGCGACACCGTCTCCGGTGAGCGTGTGACGGTGCGCGCCCGCTTCGTCTTCGTCGGCGCCGGCGGTGGCGCTCTGCCGTTGCTGCAGAAGGCAGGCATCCCCGAGATCCGCGGCTTCGGCGGCTTCCCGGTGAGCGGCATGTTCCTGCGCACCCGCTCGCCGGAGCTGGTGGGCACCCACCAGGCCAAGGTGTACGGGCAGGCGGCCGTGGGTGCGCCTCCGATGTCCGTGCCGCACCTGGATCTCCGCCTGATCGACGGCGAGTACTCGCTCCTCTTCGGCCCCTACGCCGGATTCTCGCCCAAGTTCCTCAAGGCCGGCTCGATGTTCGACCTGCCCAAGAGCGTCAAGCCGAACAACCTGGGATCGATGCTGGGTGTGGCGCGCACCGAGTTGGCGCTGACCAAGTACCTCATCGGTGAGCTGGTGCAGTCGCGCTCCGCCCGGCACCGCACCCTCCAGGGGTTCGTGCCCACCGCCGAGCAGGCCGACTGGGACATGGTCACCGCCGGTCAGCGGGTGCAGGTCATCAAGCAGGACCCCGAGAGCGGCAAGGGCGTCCTGCAGTTCGGCACCGAGCTGATCGTCGGTGGCGACGGCAGCATCGCCGGCCTGCTCGGCGCCTCCCCGGGCGCCTCGACCGCCGTCTCGGCGATGCTCACTCTGCTGGAGCGCTGCTTCCCGCAGCGCATCGACGCCTGGCGCCCCCTGCTGCAGACGGCCATCCCTTCCTACGGCCATGCGCTGAACGACGAGCCGGCGCTGCTCGAGCAGGTCCGCTCCGAGACCATGAAGACGCTGGAGCTCAACGGCTGA
- a CDS encoding metalloregulator ArsR/SmtB family transcription factor, producing MSWRATRGHSLSDPARLAIVRHLALGEHKVVDLTARLELAQTTVPAHLVCLRDCGLAISRPQGRASMWSLDHSPDLLAAAERALRHWRRGRPLPGLRRAGQVLTAAGSAPQPGGARQDHEPLRRPGRGDVAFDRAPRCRSCTAPCGRARSGEAQALRPAPRPATGRVPSAGTRARRSLRRCLRRAGCCRVRVGSEAHLPHDPLEPAGRGRRLRTAGDQPDRSREAEHDHGPPTWAAGR from the coding sequence GTGTCGTGGCGTGCCACCCGGGGCCACAGCCTGTCCGACCCGGCGCGCCTGGCGATCGTCCGCCACCTGGCCCTGGGCGAGCACAAGGTCGTCGACCTGACCGCCCGCCTAGAGCTCGCCCAGACCACGGTGCCGGCGCACCTCGTCTGCTTGCGTGACTGCGGTCTGGCCATCTCCCGTCCCCAGGGGCGGGCGTCGATGTGGTCACTGGACCACTCCCCCGACCTGCTGGCGGCCGCAGAACGTGCTCTCCGCCACTGGCGACGCGGTCGCCCGCTGCCCGGCCTACGGCGAGCAGGCCAGGTACTGACCGCCGCGGGCTCCGCTCCTCAGCCCGGGGGAGCTCGTCAGGACCACGAGCCGCTACGTCGCCCGGGTCGTGGCGACGTAGCATTCGACCGCGCCCCCCGGTGCCGTTCCTGCACCGCTCCATGTGGACGAGCACGGTCAGGTGAGGCCCAGGCCCTTCGGCCGGCACCGCGTCCAGCGACCGGACGCGTGCCGTCGGCCGGAACGAGGGCTCGCCGATCACTCAGGCGGTGCCTGCGGCGTGCTGGGTGCTGTCGGGTCCGAGTGGGCAGTGAGGCACACCTTCCGCACGACCCCCTCGAGCCGGCTGGACGAGGACGGCGTCTCCGGACGGCAGGTGACCAACCAGATCGGTCACGCGAAGCCGAGCATGACCATGGACCTCCTACATGGGCCGCCGGGCGGTGA
- a CDS encoding phosphotriesterase-related protein, which produces MSQVQTVRGPVATAELGQTLMHEHVFVLSADVQQNYPEEWGSEDQRVADAVEKLTRLADTGVRTIVDPTVIGLGRYIPRIQRIAEQVDLNIVVATGCYTYDDVPFFFHYRGPALNEAVGAEVPDPMVDMFVGDIENGIAGTGVRAAFLKCAIDHQGMTAGVERVMRAVAKAHRATGAPITVHTHPTSQQGLAVKKVFDDEGVDPRRVVLGHSGDTTDVDHLSELADAGFILGMDRFGINLATTFEARADTLVEMCRRGYAEQMVLSQDASCYIDWLAPGVMDLLPQWHYTHIHDEVLPYVRERGVTDDQIETMLVRNPRRYFENVGTY; this is translated from the coding sequence ATGTCACAGGTCCAGACCGTCCGAGGCCCAGTGGCCACCGCCGAGCTCGGCCAGACGCTCATGCACGAGCACGTCTTCGTGCTGAGCGCCGACGTGCAGCAGAACTACCCGGAGGAGTGGGGGAGCGAGGACCAGCGCGTCGCCGACGCCGTCGAGAAGCTGACGAGGCTGGCGGACACCGGCGTCCGGACGATCGTCGACCCCACCGTCATCGGGCTGGGTCGCTACATCCCGCGGATCCAGCGGATCGCCGAGCAGGTCGACCTGAACATCGTCGTGGCGACCGGCTGCTACACCTACGACGACGTCCCGTTCTTCTTCCACTACCGCGGCCCGGCGCTCAACGAGGCGGTCGGGGCGGAGGTCCCCGACCCGATGGTGGACATGTTCGTGGGCGACATCGAGAACGGCATCGCCGGCACCGGGGTCAGGGCCGCCTTCCTGAAGTGCGCCATCGACCACCAGGGCATGACCGCCGGGGTGGAGCGGGTGATGCGCGCCGTGGCCAAGGCCCACCGCGCGACCGGCGCCCCGATCACCGTGCACACGCACCCGACCAGCCAGCAGGGGCTGGCGGTGAAGAAGGTGTTCGACGACGAGGGCGTCGACCCGCGGCGGGTCGTGCTCGGGCACAGCGGGGACACCACCGACGTCGACCACCTGAGCGAGCTCGCCGACGCCGGGTTCATCCTGGGGATGGACCGGTTCGGCATCAACCTCGCGACCACGTTCGAGGCCCGCGCCGACACCCTCGTCGAGATGTGCCGCCGTGGCTACGCCGAGCAGATGGTGCTCTCGCAGGACGCCTCCTGCTACATCGACTGGCTGGCGCCGGGGGTGATGGACCTGCTGCCCCAGTGGCACTACACCCACATCCACGACGAGGTGCTCCCCTACGTCCGCGAGCGCGGGGTCACCGACGACCAGATCGAGACGATGCTCGTGCGCAACCCCCGTCGGTACTTCGAGAACGTCGGGACCTACTGA
- a CDS encoding phosphodiesterase, whose amino-acid sequence MRDVAEAAGRLAAVPFGAVARWRRGRPLHPRGAVLDAVLERHGGRTPFGVPWLDAVRCDRVVVRLSRGAGLPAPLPDVLGLAIRLPGGDGAPVDLLLSTTGSGRLTRFLPVLRSDAAATYGSIMAYRSAAGPVRLAAFPERAGIPSDPGPVAGAADRGAVAFTLAAAIGHRGWRSFATLRATGAHRPPEPALRFDAVRNPPPGLAADGPLARFREPAYATARDVGRPSTT is encoded by the coding sequence GTGCGGGATGTGGCGGAGGCGGCCGGGCGCCTGGCGGCCGTGCCCTTCGGCGCCGTGGCGCGGTGGCGCCGGGGCCGACCGCTGCACCCTCGGGGGGCCGTGCTGGACGCGGTCCTGGAGCGGCACGGCGGGCGGACGCCCTTCGGCGTCCCCTGGCTCGACGCGGTCCGCTGCGACCGGGTCGTCGTCCGGCTGTCCCGCGGTGCCGGCCTGCCGGCACCGCTACCCGACGTCCTCGGGCTGGCGATCCGGTTGCCCGGCGGGGACGGCGCCCCGGTGGACCTGCTGCTGTCGACCACGGGGAGCGGGCGGCTGACCCGGTTCCTGCCGGTGCTCCGGTCGGATGCGGCGGCCACCTACGGCTCCATCATGGCCTACCGGTCCGCCGCCGGGCCGGTGCGGCTGGCCGCCTTCCCGGAGCGCGCCGGCATCCCGTCCGACCCCGGGCCGGTGGCCGGGGCGGCCGACCGCGGCGCCGTCGCCTTCACGCTGGCGGCCGCCATCGGCCACAGGGGGTGGCGGTCGTTCGCCACGCTGCGGGCCACCGGCGCGCACCGGCCGCCGGAGCCGGCGCTTCGCTTCGACGCCGTCCGCAACCCGCCGCCGGGCCTGGCGGCCGACGGGCCGCTGGCACGTTTCCGGGAGCCCGCCTACGCCACCGCCCGGGACGTGGGGCGCCCCTCGACCACGTGA
- a CDS encoding bifunctional diguanylate cyclase/phosphodiesterase has product MSRSLLIVVVGAALAALVWLLEALNARGTERANAAQVSVAEVIAAGVLQPQLDADGLTAGRLTTEEIEGLRAAMSGLRRDGQVLGVSVWGPDGTLLHQDPAATSSEALVSAAALARATAGESWSEHARLADGRPVLRVFVPLEVGADTAASTAVLAEIVTSHKAPMQAEEDRLRRQQITTVLLFVLLVTGLVWWRQRLLRRERHARHDPLTGLLNRRALHEEAPSVLAEAMPLAPVALLLIDLARFKMVNDTLGHAAGDLLLAQVAGALKRAVRRGDLVVRLGGDEFAILLADLRGVVTAQARAEQLLRHLQETAFTVQGIDLSVDASIGVALAPDHGRQVPELLQRADVAMYQAKRAHSGVVLYEASTDQHTVGELALVTEVRRALDRDEFVLHYQPKISLCDRRVTGVEALVRWQHPTRGLLSPGEFLPVMEASGLMKPLTQRVLRQAVHQAASWRRAGMPLKVAVNIGPRELLQPDLPARVLATLLGAELPASLLELEITETAVMANPKRAAFILTQLQARGIQVSIDDFGAGYTSLAFLRMLPVTTLKIDRTLVSHILDCPEDEAVTQAVINLAHRLGLAVVAEGPESDAVLDRLAALGCDQAQGYAISEPLSPAALEGWIATRHPGSRPTGLRGLATSSGTVP; this is encoded by the coding sequence ATGTCACGGTCTCTGCTGATCGTGGTGGTCGGCGCGGCGCTCGCCGCCCTGGTGTGGCTGCTAGAGGCGCTCAACGCTCGAGGAACGGAGCGCGCAAATGCCGCGCAGGTGAGCGTGGCGGAGGTTATCGCCGCCGGCGTGCTGCAGCCGCAGCTGGACGCGGACGGGCTCACCGCCGGCCGATTGACGACCGAGGAGATTGAGGGCCTCCGCGCTGCCATGTCCGGGCTTCGCCGGGACGGTCAGGTGCTGGGCGTGAGCGTCTGGGGGCCCGACGGCACGCTGCTGCATCAGGATCCGGCCGCCACCTCGTCGGAGGCGCTCGTGTCGGCGGCCGCCCTGGCCCGGGCCACCGCCGGAGAGTCCTGGAGCGAGCACGCCCGCCTCGCGGACGGGCGCCCTGTGCTTCGCGTGTTCGTGCCGCTCGAGGTCGGGGCGGACACGGCTGCATCGACGGCGGTGTTGGCGGAGATCGTCACCTCGCACAAAGCACCCATGCAAGCAGAGGAAGACCGGCTCCGCCGCCAACAGATCACTACCGTGCTGCTATTTGTGCTGCTAGTCACCGGCTTGGTGTGGTGGCGGCAGCGGCTGCTGCGCCGTGAACGGCACGCTCGACATGATCCGCTGACCGGCCTGCTCAATCGTCGGGCGCTGCACGAAGAAGCCCCCTCGGTGCTCGCTGAGGCGATGCCGCTCGCACCAGTGGCCCTGCTGCTGATCGACCTGGCCAGGTTCAAGATGGTCAATGACACCCTCGGGCACGCCGCCGGCGACCTACTGCTGGCACAGGTCGCCGGCGCGCTGAAGCGCGCAGTACGCCGCGGTGACCTGGTCGTCCGGCTCGGCGGGGACGAGTTCGCCATCCTGCTCGCCGACCTGCGCGGCGTTGTGACCGCGCAGGCCCGCGCCGAGCAGCTCCTGCGCCACCTGCAGGAGACGGCCTTCACCGTGCAGGGCATCGATCTCAGCGTCGACGCCAGCATCGGCGTAGCCCTAGCGCCCGATCACGGCCGGCAGGTTCCCGAACTGCTGCAGCGCGCCGACGTCGCGATGTACCAAGCGAAACGGGCGCACAGCGGCGTCGTGCTCTACGAAGCCAGCACCGACCAACACACAGTCGGTGAGTTGGCGCTGGTCACCGAAGTGCGCCGCGCCCTGGACAGGGACGAGTTCGTCCTCCACTACCAGCCCAAGATCTCCCTGTGTGACCGGCGCGTGACTGGCGTCGAGGCGTTGGTGCGCTGGCAACATCCCACCCGCGGCCTGCTGTCTCCCGGCGAGTTCCTCCCGGTGATGGAGGCCAGCGGGCTGATGAAGCCGCTGACCCAGCGGGTCCTGCGCCAGGCCGTGCACCAGGCCGCCAGCTGGCGCCGGGCAGGCATGCCGCTGAAGGTGGCGGTAAACATCGGCCCGCGTGAGCTACTCCAGCCGGACCTGCCGGCCCGCGTGCTCGCCACGCTCCTCGGCGCGGAGCTACCGGCATCGCTGCTAGAACTGGAGATCACCGAGACGGCGGTCATGGCGAACCCGAAACGGGCGGCCTTCATCCTCACCCAGCTGCAGGCCCGCGGCATCCAGGTCAGCATCGACGACTTCGGCGCCGGCTACACCAGCCTGGCCTTCCTGCGGATGCTGCCGGTCACCACCCTAAAGATCGACCGGACCTTGGTCAGCCACATCCTCGACTGCCCCGAGGACGAGGCGGTCACTCAAGCCGTCATCAACCTGGCCCACCGCCTCGGTCTCGCCGTCGTCGCCGAAGGCCCCGAGAGCGATGCCGTCCTGGACCGGCTGGCGGCGCTGGGCTGCGATCAGGCACAGGGCTATGCCATCAGCGAGCCGCTGTCCCCGGCGGCACTCGAAGGATGGATCGCCACACGGCACCCCGGCAGCCGCCCGACCGGCCTGCGTGGCCTTGCCACGTCTTCCGGAACAGTGCCCTGA
- a CDS encoding Rieske (2Fe-2S) protein — MSLMGFLDRIADVSAFDKAIEPARRAVQGMPSVVKDILHGTWLGHPLHPVLVQVPVGSWVSAGLLDAVPPLRPAATMLIGTGVAAAVPAALAGAADWSEQGSGVRRLGAVHAVMNTAALGLYVGSLAARGTGRGTLGRVLAYSGLGLAGASAAIGGHMSYAQSSGASHAATAVRALSTDWIDLGPLDDLPEGRPAMRTGKGSSMAVPLAVVRRGARVDVFVAACSHMSGPLDEGAVETVRGSECLVCPWHGSAFDLDNGEPRRGPAANPQEKLEVRMEAGRVMARIPGRHR; from the coding sequence ATGAGTCTCATGGGGTTCCTGGACCGCATCGCGGACGTGTCGGCGTTCGACAAGGCCATCGAGCCCGCGCGACGCGCCGTCCAGGGCATGCCGAGCGTGGTCAAGGACATCTTGCACGGCACGTGGCTGGGCCACCCGCTGCACCCGGTCCTCGTGCAGGTCCCGGTCGGCAGCTGGGTCTCCGCGGGGCTGCTGGACGCGGTGCCGCCGCTGCGGCCGGCCGCCACGATGCTGATCGGCACCGGCGTCGCCGCCGCCGTCCCCGCGGCGCTGGCCGGTGCCGCGGACTGGTCGGAGCAGGGCAGCGGGGTCCGCCGGCTCGGCGCAGTGCACGCGGTCATGAACACCGCCGCGCTCGGCCTGTACGTCGGCTCCCTGGCGGCGCGGGGCACGGGGCGGGGCACGCTGGGCCGGGTGCTCGCCTACTCGGGCCTGGGCCTGGCCGGGGCCTCGGCCGCGATCGGTGGCCACATGTCCTACGCCCAGTCCTCGGGCGCCTCGCACGCGGCGACCGCCGTGCGTGCGCTGAGCACCGACTGGATCGATCTCGGCCCGCTCGACGACCTGCCGGAGGGCCGGCCGGCGATGCGCACCGGGAAGGGCAGCAGCATGGCGGTGCCGCTGGCCGTCGTCCGCCGCGGGGCGCGGGTCGACGTCTTCGTCGCGGCCTGTTCGCACATGTCCGGCCCGCTCGACGAGGGGGCGGTCGAGACCGTGCGGGGCAGCGAGTGCCTGGTCTGCCCGTGGCACGGCTCGGCGTTCGACCTGGACAACGGCGAACCGCGGCGCGGCCCGGCGGCCAACCCGCAGGAGAAGCTCGAGGTGCGCATGGAGGCCGGCCGGGTCATGGCGCGGATACCGGGCCGCCACCGCTGA
- a CDS encoding AMP-binding protein: MVLRPFDESGVERDTQGVKRYVDLPDSVVAMLRASVDRDPDGEAVVEVDGSRLTYRQLWDAATRVAGGMREAGVVRGDRVAIRLGNGVDWVLGFLGTLMAGGVAVPVNTRFTDDEARYVIEDSGSRIVLAPGHPLPEAQPFVEDGLRREDLAAIFYTSGTTGFPKGAMTSHENFLTNVENARRVVGLPRVDPTLRNLISVPLFHVTGCNSQLLPTLQCGAAAVIMPTFEVGRFLRVIAEERIAIVTTVPAIFWLAISQEQFAGTDVSGVRYATYGGAPIAPDLVQAIKRSFPAARVGNGFGLSETSSISTFLPHEYADTHADSVGFPAPVVDLDLADVDPETGVGELLIRGAQVVQGYWNKPEAAAQTFTGGWLHSGDLARIDGDGFTYIVDRAKDMINRGGENVYCVEVENALAAAPGVFEVAVVGVPDEMMGEKVGAVVVPQPGADFDVAQFLAFARTRLADYKVPQYVDVRSAALPRNPGGKVLKPALRKGTEWGSPLR, translated from the coding sequence ATGGTGCTGCGGCCCTTCGATGAGTCCGGCGTCGAACGCGACACGCAGGGGGTCAAGCGCTACGTCGACCTTCCGGACTCCGTGGTGGCCATGCTCCGGGCGTCGGTGGACCGGGACCCCGACGGCGAGGCCGTCGTCGAGGTCGACGGGTCGCGGCTGACCTACCGGCAGCTGTGGGACGCGGCGACCCGCGTGGCCGGCGGGATGCGCGAGGCCGGCGTCGTCCGGGGTGACCGGGTGGCCATCCGGCTGGGCAACGGCGTCGACTGGGTGCTCGGCTTCCTCGGCACCCTGATGGCCGGCGGGGTGGCCGTGCCGGTGAACACCCGGTTCACCGATGACGAGGCCCGGTACGTCATCGAGGACAGCGGGTCCCGGATCGTGCTGGCACCGGGGCACCCGCTGCCCGAGGCGCAGCCCTTCGTCGAGGACGGGCTGCGGCGGGAGGATCTCGCGGCGATCTTCTACACGTCCGGGACGACGGGATTTCCCAAGGGGGCGATGACCAGCCACGAGAACTTCCTGACCAACGTCGAGAACGCCCGGCGGGTGGTGGGCCTGCCGCGCGTGGACCCCACGCTGCGCAACCTCATATCCGTGCCGTTGTTCCACGTGACCGGCTGCAACAGCCAGTTGCTGCCGACCCTGCAGTGCGGTGCGGCGGCGGTGATCATGCCGACGTTCGAGGTGGGACGGTTCCTGCGGGTCATCGCCGAGGAGCGGATCGCCATCGTCACGACCGTGCCCGCGATCTTCTGGCTGGCCATCAGCCAGGAGCAGTTCGCCGGAACCGACGTCAGCGGCGTCCGGTACGCGACCTACGGCGGTGCGCCCATCGCGCCGGACCTGGTCCAGGCGATCAAGCGCAGCTTCCCGGCAGCCCGGGTGGGCAACGGCTTCGGGCTGTCCGAGACGTCGTCGATCTCGACGTTCCTGCCGCACGAGTACGCCGACACCCACGCGGACTCGGTCGGGTTCCCGGCTCCGGTCGTGGACCTCGACCTGGCCGACGTCGACCCCGAGACGGGGGTCGGGGAGCTGCTGATCCGCGGCGCCCAGGTGGTGCAGGGCTACTGGAACAAGCCGGAGGCGGCGGCGCAGACCTTCACCGGCGGCTGGCTGCACAGCGGCGACCTGGCCCGGATCGACGGCGACGGGTTCACCTACATCGTCGACCGGGCCAAGGACATGATCAACCGGGGTGGCGAGAACGTGTACTGCGTCGAGGTGGAGAACGCCCTCGCCGCGGCGCCAGGAGTCTTCGAGGTGGCGGTCGTCGGGGTACCCGACGAGATGATGGGGGAGAAGGTCGGCGCCGTCGTGGTGCCCCAGCCCGGGGCCGACTTCGACGTGGCGCAGTTCCTGGCTTTCGCACGGACCCGGCTGGCCGACTACAAGGTGCCCCAGTACGTCGACGTGCGATCTGCCGCGTTGCCGCGCAACCCAGGCGGCAAGGTGCTCAAGCCGGCGCTGCGCAAGGGGACCGAGTGGGGGTCGCCGCTGCGGTGA